A part of Longimicrobiaceae bacterium genomic DNA contains:
- a CDS encoding MBL fold metallo-hydrolase has translation MPTLHLLGTGGVVTGPGRTTVMLAFTHGGSTLVVDCGGDVVHRLLACGIDPETVDALIVTHEHPDHVNGLPLLLEKVWLAGRERPLPIYGIEPALAQAKRLIDAYPCGGWKQKPPLEWHTVAQEQGAPVLETERWRVTAAPGTHSVPVIGVRVEDRAGGGSVAYSCDTERSDAISRLARGATVLVHEASGGVKGHTSAEDAARVAHEARVDRLVLVHLPDELPDLSPALGIFADTEFGEDGGRYEF, from the coding sequence TCACCGGCCCCGGACGCACCACGGTGATGCTCGCATTCACGCACGGCGGCTCCACGCTCGTGGTGGACTGCGGCGGCGACGTGGTGCACCGGCTGCTGGCGTGCGGCATCGACCCGGAGACGGTGGACGCGCTGATCGTGACCCACGAGCATCCGGACCATGTGAACGGGCTGCCGCTGCTGCTGGAGAAGGTGTGGCTGGCCGGCCGCGAGCGCCCGCTGCCCATCTACGGGATCGAGCCCGCGCTTGCCCAGGCGAAGCGGCTGATCGACGCGTACCCGTGCGGCGGCTGGAAGCAGAAGCCGCCGCTGGAGTGGCACACCGTGGCGCAGGAGCAGGGCGCGCCCGTGCTGGAGACGGAGCGCTGGCGCGTGACCGCGGCGCCCGGAACGCACTCAGTGCCCGTGATCGGGGTGCGTGTGGAGGACCGCGCGGGCGGCGGCTCGGTCGCCTACTCCTGCGACACCGAGCGGTCGGACGCCATCTCGCGCCTCGCCCGCGGCGCCACGGTGCTGGTGCACGAGGCCTCCGGCGGCGTGAAGGGCCACACCTCTGCCGAAGATGCGGCGCGCGTGGCCCACGAGGCGCGCGTGGACCGCCTCGTCCTCGTTCACCTTCCGGACGAGCTGCCGGACCTCTCCCCCGCTCTCGGCATCTTCGCCGACACCGAGTTCGGAGAAGACGGCGGGCGATACGAGTTCTGA
- a CDS encoding M15 family metallopeptidase: MPKPISSILLALLAACAHPRTASPAPDPCPSSAPGLLVDVRSLDPTIRVDIRYATRHNFTGHRLPGYEHARPLLRPQAAAALARVQAGLRAEGLGLKVFDAYRPVRATLAMVDWAERTHRQWVLDQGYVARQSGHNLGGTVDLTLVRLANGRELEMGTKFDTFSPAAHPANATGQVLENRMRLARAMQAQGFAPYEQEWWHFRLAGDFQPLDVPHECFAPAR, encoded by the coding sequence ATGCCCAAGCCGATCTCCTCGATCCTGCTCGCGCTGCTCGCCGCATGCGCGCACCCGCGAACGGCCTCGCCCGCGCCGGACCCGTGCCCGTCAAGCGCGCCGGGACTGCTGGTGGACGTGCGCTCGCTGGATCCCACAATCCGCGTGGACATCCGCTACGCGACGCGGCACAACTTCACCGGGCACAGGCTGCCGGGCTACGAGCACGCGCGCCCGCTGCTGCGCCCGCAGGCCGCCGCGGCGCTGGCGCGCGTACAGGCCGGGCTGCGCGCCGAAGGCCTCGGGCTGAAGGTGTTCGACGCCTACCGCCCCGTCCGCGCGACCCTGGCGATGGTGGACTGGGCGGAGCGCACGCACCGGCAGTGGGTCCTGGACCAGGGCTACGTGGCCCGGCAGAGCGGCCATAACCTGGGCGGCACGGTGGACCTCACGCTCGTGCGCCTCGCGAACGGGCGCGAGCTGGAGATGGGCACCAAGTTCGACACCTTCTCGCCCGCGGCACACCCCGCGAACGCGACCGGCCAGGTGCTGGAGAACCGCATGCGCCTCGCCCGCGCCATGCAGGCCCAGGGCTTCGCTCCGTACGAGCAGGAGTGGTGGCATTTCCGCCTGGCGGGCGACTTCCAGCCGCTGGACGTCCCGCACGAGTGCTTCGCTCCGGCGCGCTGA